A region of Streptomyces paludis DNA encodes the following proteins:
- a CDS encoding M14 family zinc carboxypeptidase yields MCARRQFDRGLRAVVPGSYLDIDELTLRAEALVSAYPGRATLRRIGSSRAGEPIRLLSVGRGSRHVLVVAGPHANEPVGGVTVLRLARHLANADARADEKPGAKANGDASAKVNGGAGAEAYRSSAGPADTVWHFVLSLDPDGARRNERWLKGPMTMEHHFRNFFRPGFAAQPEWLPTAPGARPLPETRALLDIQDELRPYLQCSLHSADVGGGFVQLTRRLPGLSGPLLRSAGDLGIPVELGPYDAFFWPSPGPGVFDMPRPEETDQFSSLPSATATSTWFHPHRYGTVTAVVEAPMWAVDAVGDASPHPDPHGALDTIGGTLRGDARLLSGLLEQVRAGLPATAGPLLAPIDEYLGVSPGLADEWASEAVRGPAPAAGRPGRTPPMNRARVMTLRIAARRLMARSAGLMHQLLADGGDGPTGAAAHDVRTAVDRFLTERCQSFEADCRARWVPVRDQAEHQFRVVLAASELAAGAPGIADSPRTRTVRT; encoded by the coding sequence GTGTGCGCGCGGCGGCAGTTCGACCGAGGGCTGAGAGCCGTTGTGCCGGGCAGCTATCTCGACATTGACGAACTGACCCTCCGGGCCGAGGCTCTTGTCTCGGCGTATCCGGGCCGGGCCACGCTGCGGCGGATCGGTTCCTCGCGGGCCGGGGAGCCGATCCGGCTGCTGTCCGTCGGGCGGGGCAGCCGGCATGTGCTGGTGGTGGCCGGGCCGCACGCCAATGAGCCGGTCGGCGGGGTCACTGTGCTGCGGCTCGCCCGCCATCTGGCGAACGCGGACGCGAGGGCGGACGAGAAGCCGGGTGCGAAGGCGAACGGGGACGCGAGCGCGAAGGTGAACGGGGGCGCGGGCGCCGAGGCGTACCGGTCGTCGGCCGGGCCCGCGGACACCGTCTGGCACTTCGTGCTCTCGCTCGACCCCGACGGGGCCCGCCGCAACGAGCGGTGGCTCAAGGGGCCGATGACCATGGAGCATCACTTCCGGAACTTCTTCCGTCCCGGCTTCGCGGCGCAGCCCGAGTGGCTGCCCACCGCACCGGGAGCGCGGCCCCTGCCCGAGACCCGGGCGCTCCTCGACATCCAGGACGAGCTTCGGCCGTATCTCCAGTGCTCGCTGCACAGCGCCGACGTCGGCGGCGGCTTCGTCCAGCTGACCCGCCGGCTGCCGGGGCTCTCCGGCCCCCTGCTCCGGTCGGCCGGGGACCTCGGGATACCGGTCGAACTGGGCCCGTACGACGCCTTCTTCTGGCCCAGCCCCGGGCCCGGTGTCTTCGACATGCCGCGGCCGGAGGAGACCGACCAGTTCTCCTCGCTGCCCTCGGCGACCGCCACCTCCACCTGGTTCCACCCGCACCGGTACGGCACGGTCACCGCCGTCGTGGAGGCGCCGATGTGGGCCGTGGACGCCGTCGGTGACGCGTCGCCGCACCCCGATCCGCACGGCGCGCTGGACACCATCGGCGGTACCCTCCGGGGCGACGCGCGGCTGCTGTCCGGTCTGCTGGAGCAGGTCAGGGCGGGGCTGCCCGCGACGGCGGGGCCCCTGCTGGCGCCGATCGACGAGTACCTCGGCGTCTCGCCGGGACTGGCGGACGAATGGGCCTCCGAGGCCGTACGCGGCCCGGCCCCGGCGGCCGGCCGGCCGGGCCGGACCCCGCCGATGAACCGGGCGCGGGTCATGACCCTGCGGATAGCCGCCCGCCGTCTCATGGCCCGGTCCGCCGGGCTGATGCACCAGCTGCTCGCCGACGGCGGGGACGGCCCCACGGGTGCTGCGGCGCACGACGTGCGGACCGCCGTGGACCGCTTCCTCACCGAGCGCTGCCAGTCCTTCGAGGCCGACTGCCGCGCCCGCTGGGTCCCCGTGCGGGACCAGGCCGAGCACCAGTTCAGAGTCGTCCTCGCCGCCTCCGAACTCGCCGCCGGGGCGCCCGGGATCGCCGACTCGCCGAGGACAAGAACGGTACGGACATGA
- a CDS encoding ATP-binding protein, translating into MRRPRGEGMPVYRPERTVTLPLLEREPELAAAAHAVDALCGPEPAGGLLVYRGAAGLGKTALLSEVRRLAAGRCVVWSARGAEAVAAGPFDLARQLFRSALSADDGASLLDARELLGDRYEIVGPALGIVPPGEQHADPQGVRDGLDAMVERLAGAHGPLLLLVDDAQWSDLETLSWLASFARRPGRGLPVLVVVAYRTEEAVGETEEYLRTLGTSARLLVTLRELTAEATADLTRTALGDAADGPFCREVWAVTGGNAYETVELLAKVRESGLSPVDEHASELRVLGASARGTGLIARLEELGPAATRFAWAAAVLGTDISLHLAVALAGMSHEEAAECAERLRTARILVGTDPLEFVHPLIAGAVYRAIPPAVRTAMHGLAAWAVSRSGRGAAAAAPHLLEVHPDGDPELVEQLREAAAEHLAVGAPDAARRCLERALLEPPLSSVRTLLLYELGCATLLTSPATTVSHLRAALDTQQLDDPLRVDVVFRLAQALTHNNQTGDAAHVVATEVARAPDGPARMRLQAAHFLWEGVQAIEEDGPDRSRRLARTASGLTGRDSTERVLLMLRAFDGTARGESAEEIVQIAERALTDGGLPTGVGWADTVWGFEPPALLGLSYAFADRLDRAETLFTEALRAFEISGWSGGHLAFAHALAGYVQRRRGRLADAEMYLRESLRLADRVGNGLPMHWDAACMLIDTLLARGHVEEAREAAEHYSFATPYSSSIVIPDAPSVRGRLLLALGRKREAIEELEAAGEALTARGRHNTVMAPWALDLARAVADDDPRRAAQLASYARDRAERFGTHTAIGAALCCAASLREGRARTDLLAQAVAHLEASPSRYELAVARVEYGIAAGFPAELACGLELAESCGADGLAERARTAMATRHAKR; encoded by the coding sequence ATGAGACGTCCAAGAGGGGAGGGGATGCCGGTGTACCGGCCGGAGCGCACGGTCACCCTCCCGTTGCTGGAGCGTGAACCCGAACTGGCCGCGGCGGCCCACGCCGTGGACGCGCTGTGCGGACCCGAACCGGCGGGCGGGCTGCTCGTGTACCGCGGCGCCGCCGGGCTCGGGAAGACGGCCCTGCTCAGCGAGGTACGGCGGCTGGCGGCCGGGCGCTGTGTGGTCTGGTCGGCCCGGGGCGCCGAGGCCGTCGCGGCCGGGCCCTTCGACCTCGCCCGGCAGCTGTTCCGCTCCGCGCTGTCCGCCGACGACGGCGCGTCGCTCCTGGACGCACGGGAGTTGCTCGGCGACCGGTACGAGATCGTCGGGCCCGCGCTCGGCATAGTGCCGCCCGGCGAACAGCACGCCGACCCCCAGGGCGTACGGGACGGGCTCGACGCCATGGTGGAACGGCTCGCCGGCGCGCACGGCCCGCTGCTGCTCCTGGTGGACGACGCGCAGTGGTCCGACCTCGAAACCCTGTCCTGGCTGGCCTCGTTCGCCCGGCGCCCCGGCCGCGGACTGCCCGTCCTCGTGGTCGTCGCGTACCGCACCGAGGAGGCCGTCGGCGAGACCGAGGAGTACCTCCGTACGCTCGGCACCTCCGCCCGATTACTCGTCACCCTGCGGGAACTGACCGCGGAGGCGACCGCCGACCTCACCAGGACCGCGCTCGGTGACGCCGCCGACGGCCCGTTCTGCCGCGAGGTGTGGGCGGTCACCGGCGGCAACGCCTACGAGACGGTCGAGCTGCTCGCCAAGGTGCGCGAGAGCGGACTGAGCCCCGTTGACGAACACGCGAGCGAACTGCGGGTCCTGGGCGCCTCGGCGCGCGGTACGGGCCTGATCGCCCGGCTGGAGGAACTCGGCCCCGCCGCCACCCGGTTCGCCTGGGCCGCCGCCGTACTCGGCACGGACATCTCCCTCCATCTGGCGGTCGCGCTGGCCGGGATGAGCCACGAAGAGGCCGCCGAGTGCGCCGAACGGCTGCGCACGGCACGGATCCTCGTGGGCACCGACCCGCTGGAGTTCGTCCATCCGCTGATCGCCGGCGCCGTCTACCGGGCGATCCCGCCCGCCGTACGCACCGCGATGCACGGCCTCGCCGCCTGGGCGGTCTCGCGCAGCGGCCGGGGAGCCGCCGCCGCGGCGCCGCACCTCCTCGAAGTCCACCCCGACGGCGACCCCGAACTCGTCGAGCAACTGCGCGAGGCCGCCGCCGAGCACCTCGCGGTCGGCGCCCCGGACGCCGCCCGCCGCTGCCTCGAACGCGCCCTGCTGGAACCGCCGTTGTCCTCCGTACGGACCCTCCTGCTGTACGAACTCGGCTGCGCGACCCTGCTCACCTCACCCGCCACCACCGTCAGCCATCTGCGCGCCGCGCTCGACACCCAGCAGCTCGACGACCCGCTCCGGGTGGATGTGGTGTTCCGGCTCGCGCAGGCGCTCACCCACAACAACCAGACCGGCGACGCCGCCCATGTGGTGGCCACCGAGGTCGCCAGAGCCCCGGACGGCCCCGCCCGGATGCGGCTCCAGGCCGCGCACTTCCTGTGGGAGGGCGTCCAGGCCATCGAGGAGGACGGCCCGGACCGCTCCCGCAGACTGGCCCGTACGGCGAGCGGGCTCACCGGCCGCGACAGCACCGAACGCGTGCTGCTGATGCTGCGCGCCTTCGACGGCACGGCGCGGGGCGAGAGCGCCGAGGAGATCGTCCAGATCGCCGAACGGGCCCTGACGGACGGCGGATTGCCGACGGGCGTCGGCTGGGCCGACACCGTATGGGGCTTCGAGCCCCCGGCCCTGCTCGGCCTTTCGTACGCCTTCGCCGACCGGCTCGACCGGGCCGAGACCCTGTTCACCGAAGCGCTGCGGGCGTTCGAGATCTCCGGCTGGAGCGGCGGCCATCTGGCCTTCGCCCACGCGCTCGCCGGCTATGTCCAGCGCCGGCGCGGCCGGCTCGCGGACGCCGAGATGTATCTGCGCGAGAGCCTGCGGCTGGCCGACCGGGTCGGCAACGGCCTGCCGATGCACTGGGACGCGGCGTGCATGCTCATCGACACCCTGCTCGCGCGCGGCCATGTCGAGGAGGCGCGGGAGGCGGCCGAGCATTACTCGTTCGCCACCCCGTACTCCTCCTCCATCGTCATCCCTGACGCACCGTCAGTACGCGGACGGCTGCTGCTCGCCCTCGGCCGCAAGCGCGAGGCCATCGAGGAACTGGAAGCGGCAGGCGAGGCGTTGACCGCACGGGGCCGGCACAACACCGTCATGGCGCCCTGGGCCCTCGACCTCGCGCGGGCCGTGGCGGACGACGACCCGAGGCGCGCCGCCCAGCTCGCCTCGTACGCCCGCGACCGCGCGGAGCGGTTCGGCACACACACCGCCATCGGGGCCGCGCTGTGCTGCGCGGCGTCCCTGCGGGAGGGCCGGGCCAGGACCGACCTGCTGGCGCAGGCCGTCGCCCATCTCGAAGCGTCGCCGTCCCGCTACGAACTGGCCGTCGCCCGCGTCGAGTACGGGATCGCCGCGGGCTTCCCCGCCGAGCTGGCCTGCGGGCTGGAACTGGCCGAGAGCTGCGGCGCGGACGGGCTGGCGGAACGGGCCCGGACGGCGATGGCGACACGGCACGCGAAGCGCTGA
- a CDS encoding pentapeptide repeat-containing protein, with protein MPDTSAPDLRADCENCFGLCCVALTFSVSADFPVDKKAGDPCRNLRTDFRCGIHTTLRRSGFQGCTVYDCFGAGQKISQVTFGGRDWRQAPETAEQMFAVLPVMRQLHELLSYLREALTLEPARSLHPEIRRALDTTERLTLTDPQALLELDVAARRAAVNPLLLRTSELVRAQVPRARGRKTDRRGADLFGAKLKGADLRGADLRGAYLIAADLRGADLRQADLIGADLRDADLRGADLTGSIFLAQTQVNAAKGDAATVLPPGVTRPAHW; from the coding sequence TTGCCCGACACGTCAGCCCCGGACCTGCGCGCCGACTGTGAGAACTGCTTCGGACTGTGCTGTGTCGCGCTGACCTTCTCGGTCTCGGCGGACTTCCCGGTCGACAAGAAGGCGGGCGATCCCTGCCGCAATCTGCGCACGGACTTCCGCTGCGGCATTCACACCACCCTGCGCCGGAGCGGCTTCCAGGGCTGCACGGTGTACGACTGCTTCGGCGCCGGCCAGAAGATCTCCCAGGTCACCTTCGGCGGCCGGGACTGGCGGCAGGCCCCGGAGACCGCCGAGCAGATGTTCGCCGTCCTCCCGGTGATGCGCCAGCTCCACGAACTGCTCAGCTATCTGCGCGAGGCCCTGACCCTGGAGCCGGCGCGCTCCCTGCACCCCGAGATCCGCCGCGCCCTCGACACGACCGAACGTCTGACCCTGACGGACCCCCAGGCGCTGCTGGAACTGGACGTGGCCGCGCGGCGCGCGGCCGTCAACCCGCTCCTGCTGCGGACGAGCGAGCTGGTACGGGCACAGGTGCCCCGGGCCCGCGGCAGGAAGACCGACCGCAGGGGCGCCGATCTCTTCGGCGCGAAGCTGAAGGGCGCGGACCTGCGCGGCGCCGATCTGCGCGGGGCGTATCTGATCGCGGCGGATCTGCGAGGCGCGGATCTGCGGCAGGCCGATCTGATCGGGGCCGACCTCAGGGACGCGGATCTGCGCGGCGCCGATCTGACCGGGAGCATCTTCCTGGCGCAGACGCAGGTGAACGCGGCGAAGGGCGACGCGGCGACGGTCCTGCCGCCCGGCGTCACCCGCCCCGCCCACTGGTAG
- a CDS encoding D-alanyl-D-alanine carboxypeptidase family protein yields MITRSVTRSALSGTVALATGLLVLLPAAASAAADSGSDPVVRAPGLPGAPAVAVAGSTAFSDPPASPAPAAPAAPADNSLLHRSGTQVRPARGTPPPSEVSALSWLIADARTGEVLAARNAHLKLPPASTLKTLFAITALPRLPEHARHTVTEDELADIGPGSSLVGIVPGESYEVADLWRGVFLSSGNDAVRALAEMNGGWDATVTQMRAKAKLLGALDTHVVSPDGYDAEDQVTSAYDLAVFGRTGLASPEFVRYSSTVDAQFPADGGGSFGIVNTNRLLSGTDGVTPYPGLIGVKNGYTSGAGHTLIAAAKRGDRTLLVTVMNPQWGGGFEVYEEARSLLDWGFESGKHVTPVGSLQPPAPPLPPLPPVRPGDEDPDGRKKSPIARALRAAPAGAARPTGPGRAAESAVHASSAAEETDSRSGYVFPVVLIGGACLAAVALAVVRRSRRRRAETG; encoded by the coding sequence ATGATCACCAGATCCGTGACGCGCTCCGCGCTCTCCGGCACCGTGGCCCTCGCCACCGGCCTGCTGGTCCTCCTGCCCGCGGCCGCGTCGGCCGCCGCGGACTCCGGAAGCGATCCGGTCGTACGGGCGCCCGGTCTGCCCGGCGCCCCCGCGGTGGCGGTGGCGGGCTCCACCGCCTTCTCGGACCCGCCGGCCTCCCCCGCCCCGGCGGCCCCCGCCGCCCCCGCGGACAACTCGCTGCTCCACCGCTCCGGGACCCAGGTCCGGCCCGCGCGCGGCACCCCGCCGCCGAGCGAGGTGTCCGCGCTGTCCTGGCTGATCGCCGACGCCCGTACGGGTGAGGTGCTCGCGGCCCGGAACGCGCATCTCAAGCTGCCCCCGGCGAGCACCCTCAAGACGCTCTTCGCGATCACCGCCCTGCCCCGGCTGCCCGAACACGCCCGGCACACGGTCACCGAGGACGAGCTGGCCGACATCGGACCGGGCAGCAGCCTGGTGGGGATCGTGCCGGGCGAGTCGTACGAGGTGGCGGACCTGTGGCGGGGGGTCTTCCTCAGCTCCGGCAACGACGCGGTCCGCGCGCTCGCCGAGATGAACGGCGGCTGGGACGCGACGGTCACCCAGATGCGCGCGAAGGCGAAGCTGCTGGGCGCGCTGGACACCCATGTCGTCTCGCCGGACGGCTACGACGCGGAGGACCAGGTCACCTCGGCGTACGACCTGGCGGTCTTCGGCCGTACGGGGCTGGCCTCGCCGGAGTTCGTACGGTACAGCTCGACGGTCGACGCCCAGTTCCCGGCGGACGGCGGTGGCTCGTTCGGCATCGTCAACACCAACCGTCTGCTGAGCGGCACCGACGGGGTCACTCCGTATCCGGGGCTGATCGGTGTCAAGAACGGTTACACCTCCGGGGCGGGCCACACCCTGATCGCCGCGGCCAAGCGCGGTGACCGCACCCTGCTGGTGACGGTGATGAACCCGCAGTGGGGCGGCGGGTTCGAGGTCTACGAGGAGGCCAGGTCGCTGCTGGACTGGGGCTTCGAGTCCGGGAAGCACGTCACTCCGGTGGGATCGCTCCAGCCGCCCGCGCCGCCCCTGCCACCGCTGCCGCCCGTGCGGCCGGGCGACGAGGACCCGGACGGCCGGAAGAAGAGCCCGATCGCGAGAGCGCTGCGGGCGGCGCCCGCCGGAGCGGCGCGGCCGACGGGGCCGGGGCGGGCGGCCGAGTCCGCCGTGCACGCCTCCTCCGCCGCCGAAGAGACGGACTCCCGGTCCGGGTATGTGTTTCCGGTGGTTCTCATCGGCGGCGCCTGTCTCGCGGCGGTCGCCCTGGCGGTCGTACGCCGGTCACGGCGGCGCCGGGCGGAAACCGGGTGA
- a CDS encoding helix-turn-helix transcriptional regulator, whose amino-acid sequence MTRHGELGTALHRWRDRIPSAETGPPADASRESGAAGRAGEPKEAGEPDETPGAGGERPAGLGLTELARLTGLSMDYLGRLEEGRATSPSAQVLASLARALRLSEDERRHLFLLAGQSPPALGRVSELVPPSVRRLLGRLGGTPVGVYDASWNLLTWNPLWAALVGDPSGIPARGRNAAWQHFTGQPSRVTHTPEQEAGFEAALVADLRAATVHYPTDVRLRFLIGELRRASARFGALWNSRIAGSHSTGISTVLHPDVGPLTVDRDTFTVPGCDLRISAYSAAPGSEAAEKLRLLDVIGTDIMTAPAAPPAPFAEDAEHPEPIQRADHIQHTEHLPHAEHAPAAE is encoded by the coding sequence ATGACCCGACACGGAGAGCTGGGCACGGCCCTGCACCGCTGGCGTGACCGGATCCCCTCGGCCGAGACCGGGCCGCCCGCCGACGCGTCGCGTGAGTCCGGAGCAGCCGGAAGAGCCGGGGAGCCCAAGGAAGCCGGGGAGCCCGACGAGACCCCGGGAGCGGGCGGCGAGCGGCCGGCGGGGCTGGGGCTGACGGAGCTGGCCCGGCTGACCGGTCTGTCCATGGACTATCTCGGCCGGCTGGAGGAGGGGCGCGCCACCTCCCCGTCGGCCCAGGTCCTCGCCTCGCTGGCGCGTGCGCTACGGCTCTCCGAGGACGAACGCCGTCATCTCTTCCTGCTCGCCGGGCAGTCCCCGCCCGCGCTGGGCCGGGTCTCGGAGCTGGTCCCGCCCAGTGTGCGGCGGCTGCTCGGACGGCTCGGCGGGACACCCGTCGGGGTCTACGACGCCTCCTGGAACCTGCTGACCTGGAATCCGCTGTGGGCCGCCCTCGTCGGCGACCCGTCCGGGATCCCGGCGCGCGGCCGCAACGCGGCCTGGCAGCACTTCACCGGCCAGCCCAGCCGGGTCACCCACACCCCCGAGCAGGAGGCGGGCTTCGAGGCCGCCCTCGTCGCGGATCTGCGGGCCGCGACGGTGCACTACCCGACCGATGTACGGCTGCGCTTCCTCATCGGGGAACTGCGGCGCGCGAGCGCCCGGTTCGGGGCGCTGTGGAACTCCCGTATCGCCGGTTCGCACTCCACCGGGATCAGCACCGTCCTGCACCCCGACGTCGGACCGCTGACCGTCGACCGCGACACGTTCACCGTGCCGGGCTGTGACCTGCGGATCTCCGCCTACTCGGCGGCGCCCGGCTCCGAGGCGGCGGAGAAGCTGCGGCTGCTCGACGTGATCGGCACGGACATCATGACCGCCCCGGCCGCGCCGCCCGCCCCGTTCGCCGAGGACGCGGAACACCCGGAACCCATCCAGCGGGCCGATCACATCCAGCACACGGAACACCTTCCGCACGCCGAGCACGCTCCCGCCGCGGAGTGA
- a CDS encoding tetratricopeptide repeat protein: MLDPMSLAAITAVLGAVGAGMANEAGKWAWESAGGLVRRIAGREVVAPAGPAELSAVARLVHEGVLRDPAFARAWAAFARTAPGPARADSIPSLPPSVRFFTDRRAAMRQLDREARRKADGRPRVALVHGPEGIGTSALAVHWGCRRADLFPGGQLYADLRGASPGTAVDTQVVLRSLLAQLGMAQDAIPPDAADRRDAFRRCAADRRLLVVLDHAHSSAQVLPLLTSAPGVLTVVVARRPLAGLDAFLVPVGPLADKDARRLLTDLAGEETLAGARDEVPRLLERCAGSPYALRAAVPRLTDPDGYPDSDPDGPTPGATGRAAALRPEEPSMAGTDPVRAAVESAYRALDPGTARVYRLMSLRAWPALDPAAVAGAIGLPEAEAARSLGELADRQLLERTDTGRYHYRPVVREHAESAAAGEDRIAACAAALARTVRRYARFAARARLAALPGAWAIGPLYEELRGGPSPYGSTGEALGALAAELGNLVEAVHAAEESGDADAVFALCQALWPLQLKAGHHDVLLPALRAGVRVAEGHCPGTRQAGRMHSLLGLDLMELRRYEEAEAELTAAAGAEEAAGHPLGHASAVESLGLLRLRQWRFAEAYASFEAAAAVLGRIAPEDESAGQLPRAHALLARHRGRALRGLGDFEGSRALLTEALAHFRSTGEAYNTARTLTDLAETHLDEDDPAGALPLIDEALVALDKEGAAHHLGLLRALRERCLSAPGG; the protein is encoded by the coding sequence ATGCTGGATCCCATGTCGCTGGCGGCGATCACCGCGGTGCTGGGCGCCGTGGGCGCGGGGATGGCCAATGAGGCGGGCAAGTGGGCCTGGGAGTCCGCCGGAGGTCTGGTGCGGCGCATCGCCGGGCGCGAGGTGGTCGCGCCCGCCGGTCCCGCCGAGCTGTCGGCCGTGGCGCGGCTGGTCCACGAGGGCGTGCTGCGGGACCCGGCGTTCGCCCGCGCGTGGGCGGCCTTCGCCCGTACGGCACCCGGGCCCGCGCGTGCCGATTCCATACCGTCGCTGCCGCCGTCCGTCCGCTTCTTCACGGACCGCCGGGCCGCCATGCGGCAGCTCGACCGGGAGGCCCGGCGCAAGGCGGACGGCCGGCCCCGGGTCGCGCTGGTCCACGGACCGGAGGGCATCGGCACCAGCGCGCTCGCCGTCCACTGGGGATGCCGGAGGGCGGACCTCTTCCCCGGCGGACAGCTCTACGCGGATCTGCGCGGAGCCTCGCCGGGGACGGCGGTGGACACCCAGGTGGTGCTGCGGAGCCTCCTCGCTCAACTGGGCATGGCGCAGGACGCGATCCCGCCGGACGCGGCCGACCGCAGGGACGCGTTCCGGCGCTGCGCGGCCGACCGGCGGCTGCTCGTCGTGCTCGACCACGCCCACTCCTCCGCACAGGTCCTGCCGCTGCTGACCTCCGCGCCCGGAGTCCTCACGGTGGTGGTCGCGCGGCGTCCGCTCGCCGGGCTCGACGCCTTCCTCGTCCCGGTCGGGCCGCTCGCCGACAAGGACGCGCGCCGGCTGCTCACGGATCTGGCGGGGGAGGAGACCCTGGCTGGCGCGCGCGACGAGGTGCCGCGTCTGCTGGAGCGGTGCGCCGGTTCGCCGTACGCCCTGCGCGCCGCCGTGCCCCGGCTGACCGACCCCGACGGCTACCCGGACAGCGACCCGGACGGTCCGACGCCCGGTGCCACCGGCCGCGCCGCCGCACTCCGACCGGAGGAGCCGTCCATGGCCGGGACCGACCCCGTGCGCGCCGCCGTCGAGAGTGCCTACCGCGCGCTGGATCCCGGCACGGCCAGGGTCTACCGGCTGATGTCGCTGCGTGCCTGGCCCGCGCTGGATCCGGCGGCGGTCGCCGGAGCGATCGGCCTGCCGGAGGCCGAGGCGGCCCGGTCCCTCGGTGAACTCGCCGACCGTCAGCTGCTGGAGCGGACGGACACCGGCCGGTACCACTACCGTCCGGTGGTCCGCGAGCACGCCGAGTCGGCCGCGGCCGGTGAGGACCGGATCGCGGCCTGCGCGGCGGCCCTCGCCCGCACGGTCCGCCGGTACGCGCGCTTCGCGGCCCGGGCACGGCTGGCCGCCCTGCCGGGTGCGTGGGCGATCGGTCCGCTCTACGAGGAGCTGAGAGGCGGGCCGAGTCCGTACGGGAGCACGGGGGAGGCGCTCGGCGCGCTCGCCGCCGAGCTGGGCAATCTGGTCGAGGCGGTGCACGCGGCCGAGGAGTCCGGCGACGCGGACGCGGTCTTCGCGCTCTGCCAGGCGCTCTGGCCGCTCCAGCTCAAGGCCGGGCACCACGACGTGCTGCTTCCCGCGCTCCGGGCGGGGGTACGGGTGGCCGAGGGCCACTGCCCCGGGACCCGGCAGGCGGGGCGGATGCACTCGCTGCTCGGGCTCGACCTGATGGAGCTGCGGCGCTACGAGGAGGCCGAGGCCGAACTGACCGCCGCCGCCGGGGCCGAGGAGGCGGCAGGGCATCCGCTCGGCCACGCGTCGGCCGTCGAGTCGCTGGGGCTGCTCCGGCTGCGCCAGTGGCGGTTCGCGGAGGCGTACGCGTCGTTCGAGGCGGCGGCGGCCGTCCTCGGACGGATAGCGCCCGAGGACGAGTCGGCGGGACAACTGCCGCGCGCCCACGCCCTGCTGGCGCGGCACCGGGGCCGGGCCCTGCGCGGCCTGGGCGACTTCGAGGGGTCCCGCGCGCTGCTGACGGAGGCGCTGGCGCACTTCCGGTCCACCGGCGAGGCGTACAACACGGCCAGGACGCTGACCGACCTGGCGGAGACCCATCTGGACGAGGACGATCCGGCCGGTGCGCTGCCGCTGATCGACGAGGCGTTGGTCGCGCTGGACAAGGAGGGGGCCGCCCATCACCTCGGGCTGCTGCGGGCGCTGCGGGAGCGCTGCCTCAGCGCGCCCGGGGGGTGA
- a CDS encoding roadblock/LC7 domain-containing protein has product MHADSPVTSPVPLGSLVEVLASLRERVMGASESVLSTADGLLVAADTDTVQPEAIAALAAATLGLGARMAQQADAGALRDVVIRCGGGQVIVLAVGDRALLSILGDEGIDVAALQRQAPVIVEELLGLLAADVAS; this is encoded by the coding sequence ATGCACGCAGACTCGCCCGTCACGTCCCCCGTCCCGCTCGGCTCGCTGGTCGAGGTGCTGGCCTCGCTGCGGGAGCGGGTGATGGGGGCGTCGGAGAGCGTTCTCTCCACCGCCGACGGCCTGCTGGTGGCCGCCGACACCGACACCGTCCAGCCCGAGGCCATCGCGGCGCTCGCCGCGGCGACGCTCGGCCTCGGCGCGCGGATGGCGCAGCAGGCGGACGCCGGCGCGCTGCGCGATGTCGTCATCCGCTGCGGCGGCGGCCAGGTCATCGTGCTGGCGGTGGGTGACCGGGCGCTGCTCTCCATCCTCGGTGACGAGGGCATCGACGTCGCCGCGCTCCAGCGCCAGGCGCCCGTCATCGTGGAGGAGCTGCTCGGTCTGCTCGCCGCGGACGTCGCTTCGTAA